ACGGGATGTTGTCGAGGATCTGGAGGCGGAGGTTGCTGGTGTTCCCCTTGTTGCCGGGGCCGTCGCAGCGGCTCTGGGCGTGGAACGGATTCATGAAGGGATGCGGGTCGCACCACGCGTAGCCGAAGTAGTCCTCGGTGCCGGTCCCGAACGTGCTGGGGAACTTCTCGCCGTCGACGTAGACCTTCTCGTCCCCCTCGCCCCACCACGCCGGGGTCGGGTTGTAGACGTTCGCGGCCAGCCCGACGTAGCGGCCCGCGCCGCCCGAGACCCGGAGCGCCGGCCAGTCGAGCGTGCCGTCCCCCTTGATCGTCGGCACGTCGTCGCGCTGCCGCCACCGGGCGTGGAACGTGAGCTTGTCCGCGGCCGCGGGATCCTCGATAGCATTCAGATTCAATGACATTTGGGGACGATGGGTGGTGTAGTTCTCGATCGAGAGCTTCACGCCCCGGCGATAGGGCATATACCAGCGGGCGAGCAACGTCCCGTCCTCGCGGGCCTCGGTGAGCGCCGTTCGGAACGGGTTGAGTCCGGGCCCGGTGCCGAAGAAGTCGCCGAGCGGTACGGCCACCTGAGGCGCGGGAGCATCGTCGAAGGTGATGGTCAGGAGGGTCCGGGCGAGGGCGTCGGCCAGGGCCGCCTCGTCGAGCCCCTCCTTGTCGATCTTGAACTCGATCGCGGTAAGCGCGCCTGGGCGGCCCTTCGCGTCCGTCGGGAGTTCCAGCGAGAACTTGCGGCCCGAAAAGGTCGTCTCCGACAGGCTCGACTTCTTCAGGGGGCTCGGCGCCGCGGTCAGCTCGCGCCGGGCCCTGGCGATCGCCTCGCCCGCCCGCGACAGGACCTGGGGCGTGTAGCTCTCGACGGCCGTGTCGGGGGCGAACGTCGTGACGTTCACCTGGTAGTACTGGTCGCCTTTGGTGGTCGTGATCTTGATCGACTTCGCGAACGGGAAGGGGAAGTACAGGTTCCGCCCGCGCGAGGCGTCGTGGCCGAAGGGGGCGGAGAAGGGCTCGACCTTGCCGTCGGTGATCGTCGCGAAGTCGGCCGCGAGGACCGGCTCGGCCGCGCCGTCGATGTAGATCCGCAGCTCGCCGTCCGGGTTGGCGCTCCAGATCCGCGAGACGTAGCCCGGCCCCTTGGCGTCGGCCAGGACCCACTCCTGCTTATCGCCCAGGCCCTCGACGCGCAGATAGTGGCCGCGGTCGCCGTTGGCGAAGGGGGCGACGATCTTGTCGCCCTCCAGCTTGCTCGCGCGGTCGTAGCTGGAGAACTGGAACGACCGCTCGCCCGCCCGGGGCGGCTCGGCCAGCCACGAGGGGTCGGCCATCCTCCCCAGGAGCGACTCGACCGTGATCGGCCTCGGCGGGGCTCCGAACGCGTTCGAGATCGTCATGGTGGTCAGCAGCCCGAGCGCCAGCAAGGCGCGACGGGGCGTTGGCTGGAAGAGCGGAAGCATGGGGAGAGGCCCTCTTCGCGGAAGGATCCGGTCGGGCGCGCGGGCGGGGCGACGAACTCCGTCCGTCGACATCACCCATCGGATCAGACCCCGAAGCCCCCCGCAAGGACCCGCCGGCCTCGCGCCAGGCGCGGGCCGGGGGCGCCCGGGCGGAGCGATCGGCGGCGGGGGCGATCGTTGTCGTCAATCCAGAACCTGCCTCCGCCTGCGACGCTCTTCGTATCCCTTGAGCCAGCGCTGGGCGCGCGGCAGGTCTTCCTTCCGCACCCGGACCTTCGGGCCGTATCCCCACATCTGGGGCTTGAAGCCGCCCATCACCATGTTGACGTCGATCCGGTCCGCGATCGCGGGGATGCCTTCTTCCATCAACTGGTCGGCGACGAACTTCGCCTCGATGGGGTTGCTCGCCATGAAGCACTCGGCGAGTTCGGGCAGGGGCTCGCCCGCAAGTTCCGCGAAAGGGTCGTCGACGTCGACCACCTCGGGCAACACCTCGTCCAGGATCGGTTCGGCTTCGTCGGCGGTGACGAAGCCGGGATCCTCGACGCCGTCGGCGGTCGTCCCGCAGGCCCAGCAGACTTCGAAAGAATCGTCGACCTTCGACCCGCACTTCGGGCAGTCCCACTCGCCCGGCTCGGGGAGGGGCTCGCCCGCGAGTTCGGCGAAGGGGCCTTCGCCATCGACCTCTTCGGCAAGCGTCTCTTCTTCGGGGAGCGGCTCGTCCGGGGTCGGATCGGCTTCGTCGGCGGTGACGAAGTCCGGGTCCTCGACGCCGTCGACGGTCGTCCCGCAGGACCAGCAGACTTCGAACGAATCGTCGACCTTCGACCGGCACTTCGGGCAGTCCCACATGGATTGTGGCTCCGAAGGGGGTGGATCTCGAACACCAGGCCGCACCCGGATCCTACCGCGTCCCGCACTCGAACGTGTTGGGACGCCGATCGGCGCTCACAAAAAGATTCGGATGCCCTCGTCCCGCGAACTCCGTGCCTCAGGCGGCGGCCTTCCGGCGTCGCAGGTGGACCGCGATCAGGCCGAGGGCCGCGACCCCGCCCAGCGTCAGGCCGCCCGGTTCGGGGACCGCCCCGGTCGACCGACCGTTGATGCGGAAGGCCGGCTGGGCCTCGGTTTCCACCGACCACGTCGCGGCCCGGTCGAAGCTGAAGGCGGCGGAGCCCGAGGTCGGGGGATCCGAGAGGTGCCAGAACCCGCGATAGGTCGAGGCCGCCGCGTCGGTCGCCAGGAAGTAGGTCGCCCCATCCAGCAGCATGAGCGACCCCGAGGCGACCCCCGTCGCGACGCCGCCGAGTTCCGGCACGGTCGCCGCGACGGTCTCCAAAACCGTCCCCGGCGCGCCTCCAGGACCCGAGTTCGACATGATGCGGAACGTCAGGACGTCCTGCGCCGGGGCGGGCGGGCCGTACAGGGCGACGTCGAACGAGGTGAGGAGGAAATCCCCCCCCGTGACCGTGAAGGCGGCCGCGACGTCCTGGGTCGACGCCGTCGGGTCGCCGGGCGTTCCCAGGTCGATGGTCCAGCCGCTGGTGGCGTCGAACGAGCCGCCGGGGCCGAACGTCGAGTAGACGACGTCCGCGCGGGCGCCCCACCCCCAGGCGATCGCCAGGAGGGCGCTCAGGAGCGAGACGGAACGCATGAGTTTCATGGCGGCCTCGAGTTTCCATCGGGCGGACGGCGCCGACGACTGCGCGGCTCGCAACGGCGCGAGGGAGATCGCCTCGGTCGGGGCGCGGCCCAGTAGAACGGAATCCTCGAATCGTGCAATCTCGCATCCGGCCTGGTCGTCGGTTTTCGAGGCAGGGCGGGGCCGACCCGGAGGGCCTTGCGGACCCCTT
The DNA window shown above is from Paludisphaera mucosa and carries:
- a CDS encoding glycoside hydrolase family 172 protein, whose translation is MLPLFQPTPRRALLALGLLTTMTISNAFGAPPRPITVESLLGRMADPSWLAEPPRAGERSFQFSSYDRASKLEGDKIVAPFANGDRGHYLRVEGLGDKQEWVLADAKGPGYVSRIWSANPDGELRIYIDGAAEPVLAADFATITDGKVEPFSAPFGHDASRGRNLYFPFPFAKSIKITTTKGDQYYQVNVTTFAPDTAVESYTPQVLSRAGEAIARARRELTAAPSPLKKSSLSETTFSGRKFSLELPTDAKGRPGALTAIEFKIDKEGLDEAALADALARTLLTITFDDAPAPQVAVPLGDFFGTGPGLNPFRTALTEAREDGTLLARWYMPYRRGVKLSIENYTTHRPQMSLNLNAIEDPAAADKLTFHARWRQRDDVPTIKGDGTLDWPALRVSGGAGRYVGLAANVYNPTPAWWGEGDEKVYVDGEKFPSTFGTGTEDYFGYAWCDPHPFMNPFHAQSRCDGPGNKGNTSNLRLQILDNIPFAESLSFDIELWHWEAVKVQYATIAYFYAAPGATVEPSSVPDLSTRVVHARPPIKREPGAIEAESLKVRAKTAGDVPNQDMTPFGDAWSGFSQLFWLVRQPDARLDLELPVEKAGSYALWGGFTKASDYGTVQFALDGAPLGKPIDLYATSVVHSGEVPLGVADLEAGPHVLSISIAGKNPRSSSYLVGMDWIKLVPAPAGDFGGQTKAKR
- a CDS encoding double zinc ribbon domain-containing protein, which gives rise to MWDCPKCRSKVDDSFEVCWSCGTTVDGVEDPDFVTADEADPTPDEPLPEEETLAEEVDGEGPFAELAGEPLPEPGEWDCPKCGSKVDDSFEVCWACGTTADGVEDPGFVTADEAEPILDEVLPEVVDVDDPFAELAGEPLPELAECFMASNPIEAKFVADQLMEEGIPAIADRIDVNMVMGGFKPQMWGYGPKVRVRKEDLPRAQRWLKGYEERRRRRQVLD